A single genomic interval of Spirosoma taeanense harbors:
- a CDS encoding DUF59 domain-containing protein, translating to MTEEALKEQIILALKGVYDPEIPVDVYELGLIYDIKVFPVNNVYILMTLTSPSCPSAGSIPAEIEEKVRAIEGVNDVSVELTFDPPYSTELMSEIAKLELGFM from the coding sequence ATGACAGAAGAAGCCTTAAAAGAACAGATTATCCTGGCATTGAAGGGCGTATATGACCCCGAAATTCCGGTTGACGTGTATGAACTGGGCCTGATCTACGACATTAAGGTCTTTCCGGTTAACAACGTTTATATACTCATGACGCTGACTTCGCCCTCCTGCCCTTCGGCGGGATCGATTCCGGCCGAAATTGAAGAAAAAGTCCGGGCCATTGAAGGCGTCAACGACGTTAGCGTCGAGCTGACCTTCGATCCGCCCTATTCAACCGAATTGATGTCTGAGATCGCAAAACTGGAGCTTGGCTTCATGTAA
- a CDS encoding cysteine desulfurase, producing MQSAIENTLDIEQIRRDFPVLDQTVNGRPLVYFDNAATNQKPLPVIHALTRYYEGYNANIHRGIHHLAEQATAAFEASRRAVQSFLNAKHWEEIIFTYGTTDGINLVAQTYGRRFLGKGDEIIISTMEHHSNIVPWQMLCEERGCILKVIPVDDNGELILEEYEKLLSERTKFVSVVHVSNSLGTINPVKTIIDLAHGVGAVVLIDGAQASSHLELDVQALDTDFYVFSAHKLYGPTGMGVLYGKKEILDAMPPYRGGGEMIKEVTFEKTTYNDLPYKFEAGTPNIADVVAVKTALEYMAGLGKENIAAHEHDLLQYATEQLSELEGLRIIGQAKHKIGVISWVMDGIHHQDTGVILDQQGIAVRTGHHCCQPLMQRFGITGTTRASFAVYNTKDEVDRLVTGLRRVQKMML from the coding sequence ATGCAATCGGCTATAGAGAATACTCTTGATATTGAGCAAATTCGCCGGGACTTTCCGGTGCTTGACCAGACCGTTAACGGTCGGCCGCTGGTGTATTTCGACAATGCGGCTACCAACCAGAAACCGCTGCCGGTCATCCATGCGCTGACCCGCTATTACGAAGGCTACAATGCCAATATTCACCGGGGTATCCACCACCTCGCCGAGCAGGCAACGGCCGCTTTCGAAGCGTCGCGCCGGGCTGTTCAGTCTTTTCTGAATGCGAAGCATTGGGAAGAGATCATCTTTACGTATGGCACCACCGACGGTATTAATCTGGTGGCGCAAACCTATGGCCGCCGGTTTCTGGGCAAAGGCGACGAGATCATTATCTCGACGATGGAGCACCACTCCAACATTGTTCCCTGGCAGATGCTCTGCGAAGAGCGTGGCTGTATCCTGAAGGTCATTCCGGTTGATGATAATGGGGAATTGATTCTGGAAGAATACGAAAAGCTGCTTTCTGAACGGACGAAGTTTGTTTCGGTCGTTCACGTTTCGAACTCGCTGGGCACAATCAACCCCGTTAAAACGATCATTGATCTGGCGCACGGGGTCGGAGCCGTTGTTCTGATTGACGGCGCTCAGGCCAGCTCGCACCTCGAGTTGGACGTACAGGCGCTCGACACCGATTTTTACGTCTTCTCTGCGCATAAGCTTTACGGGCCAACCGGCATGGGGGTTCTATACGGCAAAAAAGAGATTCTGGACGCCATGCCGCCCTACCGGGGTGGTGGCGAGATGATTAAGGAAGTTACGTTCGAGAAAACGACTTATAACGACCTGCCGTATAAGTTCGAAGCCGGAACGCCTAACATTGCCGATGTGGTGGCCGTTAAAACCGCGCTGGAGTACATGGCGGGCTTAGGCAAAGAGAACATTGCTGCCCACGAACACGATTTGCTTCAGTATGCCACCGAGCAGCTGAGCGAGCTTGAAGGCTTACGGATCATTGGGCAGGCAAAGCATAAAATTGGCGTTATTTCGTGGGTAATGGATGGTATCCACCACCAGGATACGGGTGTTATTCTTGATCAGCAGGGCATTGCCGTCCGGACGGGGCACCATTGCTGCCAGCCGCTGATGCAGCGCTTTGGCATTACCGGAACCACGCGGGCATCGTTTGCGGTTTATAACACCAAAGACGAGGTCGACCGGCTCGTAACGGGTCTGCGCCGGGTGCAGAAGATGATGCTATAG
- the lysA gene encoding diaminopimelate decarboxylase: protein MHIENRGAASGHYQIQGVDVLAIADEFGLPLYVYDADKIIEKIGLLRSSFAGVNLKIKYAAKALTNISILKLMRQQGVEMDSVSVNEARMGMLAGFEPGQIMFTPSGVSFDEIREAVELGLQLNVDSLPLLEWVGQTYGPSVPVSIRINPHIAEGGNIKISTGHKDSKFGISILQRTEIRKVVERYQIPVVGLHVHTGSDFKNANAFLRGAEILFDLANDYPDLKFIDFGSGFKVAYKAGDHVTDIAELGSKVSATFRAFCEQYGRDLELWFEPGKFLVSECGHLLVRTNIVKENPSRTFVAVDSGLNHLIRPMMYDAYHDIKNVSNPAGEEQLYTVVGYICETDTFATDRLLPEVRPNDVLSFENAGAYGFSMASNYNARLRPAEVLVYEGKPYLIRQRETFDDLLRGQVDIPELNSEVIEQSL, encoded by the coding sequence ATGCACATAGAAAACCGCGGGGCCGCGTCAGGCCATTATCAGATTCAGGGCGTTGACGTACTGGCGATTGCCGATGAGTTCGGCCTGCCCCTGTACGTTTATGACGCTGACAAAATTATCGAAAAAATCGGATTGCTTCGGTCGTCGTTCGCCGGGGTTAACCTAAAAATAAAGTATGCGGCCAAAGCCCTGACCAACATATCTATTTTGAAGCTGATGCGGCAGCAGGGCGTCGAAATGGATTCCGTTTCAGTTAACGAAGCGCGGATGGGCATGCTGGCAGGTTTCGAGCCGGGCCAGATCATGTTTACGCCCAGTGGAGTCTCGTTCGATGAAATCCGCGAGGCCGTTGAACTGGGTTTGCAGCTGAACGTAGACAGTCTGCCCCTGCTGGAGTGGGTTGGCCAGACGTATGGTCCGTCGGTACCCGTCAGTATTCGCATTAATCCGCACATTGCCGAGGGCGGCAACATCAAGATTTCGACCGGCCATAAAGACTCAAAATTCGGCATCTCCATTCTGCAGCGGACTGAAATTCGCAAGGTGGTGGAGCGTTACCAGATTCCCGTTGTTGGACTGCACGTGCATACTGGTTCCGACTTCAAGAATGCCAACGCCTTCCTGCGGGGGGCCGAAATCCTGTTCGATCTGGCCAACGACTACCCGGACCTGAAGTTTATTGACTTTGGCAGCGGGTTTAAAGTTGCCTACAAGGCCGGCGACCACGTAACCGATATTGCCGAACTGGGCAGCAAAGTATCGGCTACGTTCCGGGCGTTCTGCGAGCAGTATGGCCGCGATCTAGAACTATGGTTCGAGCCGGGCAAGTTTCTGGTCAGCGAGTGCGGCCATCTGCTGGTGCGGACCAATATCGTAAAGGAAAACCCTTCAAGAACATTCGTAGCTGTTGATTCGGGACTGAACCACCTCATTCGCCCGATGATGTACGATGCCTACCACGACATTAAAAATGTGTCGAACCCGGCGGGCGAAGAGCAGCTATACACCGTTGTTGGGTATATCTGCGAGACCGATACGTTTGCTACCGACCGGCTGCTGCCTGAAGTACGGCCCAATGACGTCCTGTCGTTCGAGAATGCCGGGGCCTACGGCTTCAGCATGGCATCGAACTACAACGCCCGGCTGCGCCCGGCCGAAGTGCTGGTGTATGAAGGCAAGCCTTATCTCATCCGCCAGCGCGAGACATTTGACGACCTGCTTCGCGGTCAGGTCGATATACCCGAACTCAATTCCGAAGTAATCGAGCAATCACTTTGA
- a CDS encoding SufE family protein, with the protein MTINEKQDEIIEEFDLFEDQLDKTQYIIDLGKKLPPMPESARTDQNRIMGCQSKVWVDAELKGDRLHFYGDSEPTAQISKGLVSLLIRVLSGEKPEDIANADLYFIPRVGMGNLITSLRSGGLASMVERMKAFGRAYAQQTVTVQDPSNA; encoded by the coding sequence ATGACGATCAACGAGAAACAGGACGAGATTATTGAGGAGTTCGACTTGTTTGAGGACCAGCTCGACAAGACACAGTATATTATTGACCTCGGCAAGAAGCTGCCGCCCATGCCTGAATCGGCCAGGACGGATCAGAACCGGATTATGGGTTGCCAGTCGAAAGTCTGGGTGGATGCTGAACTGAAAGGCGACCGACTGCATTTTTACGGAGACAGCGAGCCAACGGCGCAGATCTCAAAAGGGCTGGTCAGTCTGCTGATTCGGGTATTGTCGGGCGAAAAACCAGAAGACATTGCCAACGCGGATCTGTATTTTATTCCGCGCGTAGGGATGGGGAATCTGATTACATCGCTACGTTCGGGCGGACTGGCTTCGATGGTCGAACGGATGAAAGCCTTTGGACGCGCTTATGCACAACAAACCGTAACCGTACAGGACCCGTCAAACGCATGA
- a CDS encoding T9SS type B sorting domain-containing protein, whose translation MRLVYTVGLIALFLGAVLRPTVSRATHVRAGEITTRRLPGPSLTYEITLTTYYDEQTGKQAADDANRYTFCFGDGTTAEVERTIRRFINGRTSSVNVYRTTHTYPGPGAYTIGVQIPNRNKGTKNLPPPGNSDQITFYVSTTILINAALQVNSTPVMLNPPLDSARVGQKFCHNPAAYDADGDSLAYRLSKPQEGITNSCRSRFIPAYLDPTSFSRSSEAGSTPTFTINPQTGELCWDAPGEEGQYNFAFIVEEWRNGILIGEITRDMQIIVVDRPNKRPQIQGGELCVEAGTLIQRAITATDPDGQPVIITAYGGPFNVNSEGIPFPNGQNIVAPPFARLINGGIPQAQPASATFSWQTNCNQVRTEPYDITFKATDVPPRGTPALVSFATLRVRIVGPSVKNLTARPTATASGRAIQLNWSQYTCGGDSTKLIIYRKEGCTPFTPQACVVGLPASLGYQEIARVPIGTTTYIDTTSLRRGVSYSYRIVARYPGINGGVGIASTEACLELPLLAPVLTQVTVDSTGTTNGRITVRWTRPLGLQPGDLGAPYQYRLQRATALDGTNFTTVATINTNLQPNVVDTVYIDRGLNTTANAYRYRLEFYYTGTNGQLTRLDVTDPASSVRLGVTPGQRQVSLSWQANTPWSNDNQVHDVYRSRTGPNGPFNKIAEVRVQGPQTYVFTDTGTDGFVADGNTSRVLSADSNYCYRVMTRGRYADAKLATIGLLANYSQINCATPTDTTRPCAPRLGMDSLNCANLTNESFCNETTFTNRLRWQSTSGPTCDPNIASYKIYYARYVQDTPAELASVPAPTMTFNHTSLTTVAGCYYVTAVSQRGLESLPSNRVCNDACPALALPNVFTPNGDGKNDLFQPVRCPRFVESINLIVFNRYGTKVYEGTTPTLAWDGKATDGTDLPSGLYYYQVNVRYAVVDRNAPAQVLKGWVQILREGVSMR comes from the coding sequence ATGCGTTTAGTTTATACAGTTGGGCTGATTGCCCTTTTTTTAGGAGCGGTTCTTCGGCCGACCGTCAGCCGGGCGACGCACGTCCGGGCGGGCGAGATTACGACCCGGCGCCTTCCCGGCCCCTCACTCACGTATGAAATTACCCTGACGACGTACTACGACGAACAAACCGGTAAACAGGCCGCCGACGATGCTAACCGATATACGTTCTGTTTCGGCGACGGCACGACGGCAGAAGTGGAGCGGACCATCCGACGGTTCATCAACGGGCGAACATCCTCGGTAAACGTGTACCGCACTACGCACACGTATCCCGGTCCGGGTGCTTATACCATTGGGGTGCAGATTCCAAACCGGAACAAAGGGACGAAAAATCTGCCGCCCCCGGGTAATTCCGATCAGATTACGTTCTATGTCTCGACGACAATTCTGATCAATGCGGCCCTACAGGTCAATTCGACCCCGGTTATGCTGAACCCGCCCCTCGATTCGGCCCGTGTCGGTCAGAAATTCTGCCACAATCCGGCCGCTTACGACGCCGATGGTGACAGCCTGGCGTATCGGTTGAGCAAACCGCAGGAAGGGATCACCAATAGCTGCCGGAGCCGGTTTATTCCGGCTTATCTGGACCCGACGAGTTTCAGTCGGTCGAGCGAAGCGGGCAGTACACCAACGTTTACGATTAACCCGCAAACGGGCGAACTCTGCTGGGACGCCCCCGGTGAAGAAGGCCAGTATAACTTTGCGTTCATTGTTGAGGAATGGCGTAATGGCATTCTGATTGGCGAGATCACCCGCGACATGCAGATTATAGTCGTAGACCGGCCGAACAAGCGGCCCCAGATTCAGGGGGGCGAGTTGTGCGTGGAGGCCGGTACATTGATCCAGCGCGCCATTACGGCTACCGATCCCGATGGTCAGCCAGTCATCATTACGGCCTATGGCGGCCCGTTCAACGTAAACAGCGAAGGCATTCCCTTCCCGAACGGACAGAACATCGTAGCCCCACCGTTTGCCCGGCTTATTAACGGCGGCATTCCCCAGGCGCAGCCCGCTTCGGCTACGTTCTCCTGGCAAACCAACTGTAATCAGGTTCGGACGGAGCCGTATGACATTACGTTCAAAGCCACCGATGTACCGCCTAGGGGGACGCCCGCGCTGGTGTCGTTTGCAACCCTGCGCGTTCGGATCGTTGGGCCATCGGTCAAGAACCTGACCGCCCGACCTACGGCCACGGCATCGGGCCGGGCCATTCAACTGAACTGGAGCCAGTACACCTGCGGAGGGGACAGTACCAAACTGATTATCTACCGCAAGGAAGGCTGTACGCCCTTTACGCCACAAGCCTGCGTGGTTGGCCTTCCGGCCAGCTTAGGGTATCAGGAAATTGCCCGTGTTCCCATTGGTACAACGACCTATATAGACACTACTTCGCTCAGACGGGGCGTAAGCTATTCGTACCGCATCGTAGCCCGGTATCCGGGTATTAACGGTGGAGTTGGTATCGCATCGACCGAAGCCTGTCTGGAACTGCCTCTGCTGGCTCCCGTGCTGACACAGGTAACGGTTGATAGTACGGGTACAACCAATGGCCGGATCACCGTCCGCTGGACCCGTCCGCTGGGATTGCAGCCGGGCGACCTGGGCGCTCCGTATCAGTATCGGCTGCAGCGGGCAACGGCCCTAGATGGCACCAATTTCACAACCGTTGCCACAATCAACACCAACCTGCAGCCGAACGTAGTCGATACGGTGTATATCGATCGGGGGCTGAACACAACGGCGAACGCGTATCGATATCGGCTGGAGTTTTACTATACCGGTACCAACGGACAGTTGACCCGGCTGGACGTAACGGACCCGGCATCGAGCGTACGGCTGGGTGTAACGCCCGGTCAGCGGCAGGTTTCGCTGAGCTGGCAGGCCAATACGCCCTGGAGCAACGACAATCAGGTGCACGACGTGTACCGCAGCCGGACGGGACCGAACGGACCGTTCAACAAAATTGCTGAGGTTCGGGTACAGGGGCCGCAGACCTATGTCTTTACCGATACGGGAACGGATGGGTTTGTGGCGGATGGCAATACCAGCCGTGTGCTGTCGGCCGACAGTAACTATTGCTACCGCGTAATGACGCGGGGCCGCTATGCCGACGCCAAACTGGCGACTATTGGCCTGCTGGCGAACTATAGCCAGATCAACTGTGCCACGCCGACCGATACCACCCGGCCCTGCGCGCCCCGTTTGGGTATGGATAGTCTGAACTGCGCGAACCTGACGAACGAGAGCTTCTGCAACGAGACGACGTTTACCAACCGCCTGCGGTGGCAGTCAACATCTGGTCCGACCTGCGACCCGAATATCGCCAGTTACAAGATTTACTACGCGCGTTACGTGCAGGACACGCCCGCAGAACTGGCGAGCGTCCCGGCACCTACAATGACGTTCAATCATACCAGCCTGACAACGGTGGCGGGTTGCTATTACGTAACGGCCGTTAGTCAGCGGGGTCTGGAAAGCCTGCCATCGAACCGGGTCTGCAACGACGCCTGTCCGGCGCTGGCTCTGCCGAACGTGTTTACGCCCAACGGCGACGGTAAAAACGATTTGTTCCAGCCGGTGCGTTGCCCCCGCTTCGTGGAAAGCATCAACCTGATTGTATTCAACCGCTACGGTACGAAGGTGTATGAAGGAACCACGCCGACGCTGGCCTGGGACGGCAAAGCGACAGATGGCACCGACCTGCCGAGTGGCTTATATTACTATCAGGTGAATGTACGGTACGCTGTCGTTGACCGGAACGCACCGGCTCAGGTGCTCAAAGGCTGGGTGCAGATTCTGCGGGAGGGCGTCAGTATGCGATGA
- a CDS encoding YebC/PmpR family DNA-binding transcriptional regulator, translating into MGRAFEYRKARKMKRWGQMAKTFTRIGKDIVIAVKNGGPDPDTNGRLRAIIQNAKAANMPKENVDRAIKKASSKEQEDYKEIVYEAYAPHGVALVIETATDNHNRTVANVRSYLNKLGGSLGTQGMLDFMFDRKSVFRIPAEGIDQEELELELIDVGGDEVEFDEETNQYVIYGEFTAFGAIQKFLEEKGYEIKQAEFERIPNDYKELSDEEAADVEKLIERIEEDDDVQTVYHNMK; encoded by the coding sequence ATGGGACGCGCATTTGAATATCGGAAAGCCCGAAAAATGAAGCGGTGGGGGCAAATGGCGAAAACCTTTACCCGCATCGGCAAAGACATCGTTATTGCCGTTAAAAACGGCGGCCCGGACCCGGATACCAACGGACGACTACGGGCGATCATCCAGAATGCCAAGGCAGCCAACATGCCGAAGGAAAACGTCGATCGGGCGATCAAAAAGGCCTCTTCGAAAGAGCAGGAGGATTATAAAGAGATTGTTTATGAAGCGTACGCCCCGCATGGTGTAGCGCTGGTCATTGAAACGGCCACCGATAACCACAACCGCACCGTAGCCAACGTTCGCAGTTACCTGAACAAGCTCGGCGGCAGTCTCGGCACGCAGGGCATGCTGGACTTTATGTTCGACCGTAAGTCGGTATTCCGGATTCCGGCCGAGGGTATTGATCAGGAAGAACTGGAACTGGAGCTGATTGACGTGGGGGGCGACGAGGTGGAGTTTGACGAAGAAACCAACCAGTACGTTATTTACGGCGAGTTTACGGCGTTTGGCGCCATTCAGAAATTCCTGGAAGAGAAAGGCTACGAAATCAAACAGGCCGAGTTTGAACGGATTCCGAACGATTATAAAGAGCTGAGCGACGAGGAGGCCGCTGACGTAGAAAAGCTCATTGAGCGGATCGAAGAAGACGACGATGTGCAGACAGTTTACCACAATATGAAATAA
- a CDS encoding glucosamine-6-phosphate deaminase: MTLRQFPDHDTLSQHTAEHIAALINQKPEAILCLASGDTPIETYRRFVTLVQAGQVDVSRCQFVGLDEWVGFGPDDFGSCSYYVFRDLFTPLNLRPDQIAVFDAKATDLEAECRRIDALIDARGGLDLLLVGIGMNGHIALNEPGTPFTNGCHVVELAESTKSVGQKYFTEATTLDQGITLGLRHLTQAREVILLVSGEKKAPVLRDALTGPVTEQLPASIVQTQPNARVWADEAAGRLLV, translated from the coding sequence ATGACCCTTCGCCAATTTCCCGACCACGACACCCTGTCGCAGCATACCGCCGAGCATATTGCGGCTCTTATCAATCAAAAACCCGAGGCCATACTTTGCCTTGCTTCGGGCGATACGCCCATTGAAACCTATCGGCGGTTCGTTACGCTGGTGCAGGCCGGGCAGGTAGACGTTAGCCGCTGTCAGTTTGTGGGGCTGGACGAATGGGTGGGCTTCGGCCCGGATGATTTCGGGAGTTGCTCCTATTACGTGTTTCGGGATTTGTTTACGCCCCTGAACCTGCGTCCTGACCAGATCGCAGTTTTCGATGCCAAAGCCACTGATCTGGAAGCCGAGTGCAGACGGATTGATGCGCTGATCGACGCGCGGGGCGGTCTGGATCTGCTGCTCGTGGGTATAGGTATGAACGGTCATATTGCGCTTAATGAACCTGGAACGCCCTTTACCAACGGCTGCCATGTTGTCGAACTGGCCGAAAGCACCAAATCGGTCGGCCAGAAGTATTTTACGGAAGCTACCACATTAGATCAGGGCATTACGCTGGGTCTGCGTCATCTGACCCAGGCCCGCGAGGTAATCCTGCTCGTGAGTGGCGAAAAGAAAGCGCCTGTCCTGCGCGACGCCCTGACTGGCCCCGTTACGGAGCAACTCCCCGCCAGCATCGTACAAACACAGCCGAATGCGCGGGTCTGGGCCGATGAAGCGGCCGGGCGCTTGCTGGTTTAA
- a CDS encoding alkaline phosphatase D family protein, translating into MYKIRWVLLWLFLVNTFLTSGQTTTGIASRNASPLQSGPMVGYSDMREVMLWAQTKQPARVQIRYHEAGKPTPAHLTNEVKTNRNAAFTAHLLADQVEPGKKYEYEVLIEGRKVSLPYPTTFQTQNLWQWRTDPPAFRFGVGSCTYVGEGEYDRPGTPYGGGYEIFTALAAQKPDFMLWTGDNTYTREADWNSRTGVLKRYTHTRSLPEMQPLLAAAHNYAIWDDHDYGPDDSDRSYWLKTTTLDAFKLFWANPNFIFDEGCTGTFFWNDCQFFLLDDRTFRAPDATPDGPEKVYFGEKQRQWLIDALRFSKATFKFIITGGQIVNPAKIFENYAIYGTERDKLFNEIADAKIPGVLFITGDRHHTILHKLARTNGQPGSTYPLYDLTISPLTSGPSKPLADELKQPTYVEGTLVTDRNFGILSVSGPLKDRVLTIQVFDQKGAERWSRELRANDLK; encoded by the coding sequence ATGTACAAAATTCGCTGGGTTCTCTTATGGCTGTTCCTGGTTAATACGTTTCTGACCAGCGGCCAGACTACTACCGGTATTGCGTCTCGTAACGCCAGCCCGCTTCAGTCAGGCCCGATGGTGGGCTATTCGGACATGCGCGAAGTGATGCTCTGGGCGCAGACTAAACAACCGGCCCGGGTGCAGATCCGGTACCATGAAGCGGGTAAGCCCACACCCGCTCATCTGACCAACGAAGTAAAAACCAACCGAAACGCGGCTTTTACCGCCCACCTGCTCGCCGATCAGGTGGAACCCGGCAAAAAGTACGAGTACGAGGTGTTAATCGAGGGCAGAAAGGTGAGCCTGCCCTACCCGACAACGTTCCAAACCCAAAACCTGTGGCAGTGGCGGACCGACCCCCCGGCGTTTCGCTTCGGCGTCGGAAGCTGCACTTACGTGGGCGAGGGTGAATATGACCGGCCCGGTACGCCCTATGGTGGCGGCTACGAAATCTTTACGGCTCTGGCCGCGCAGAAACCCGATTTCATGCTCTGGACGGGCGACAACACCTACACTCGCGAGGCCGACTGGAATAGCCGCACAGGCGTGCTCAAACGCTACACCCATACTCGGTCGCTACCCGAAATGCAGCCCCTACTGGCTGCAGCGCATAATTACGCTATCTGGGATGATCATGACTACGGCCCCGACGACTCCGACCGGAGCTACTGGCTGAAAACTACGACCCTCGATGCCTTTAAACTGTTCTGGGCGAATCCGAACTTTATTTTTGATGAAGGCTGTACGGGTACGTTCTTCTGGAATGACTGCCAGTTTTTTCTGCTCGACGACCGAACCTTCCGCGCGCCGGATGCGACGCCCGACGGCCCCGAAAAAGTATACTTTGGCGAAAAACAGCGGCAATGGCTGATCGATGCGCTGCGCTTCAGCAAGGCGACGTTCAAATTCATCATTACCGGCGGGCAGATTGTCAACCCGGCGAAAATCTTCGAGAATTACGCCATCTACGGCACGGAGCGCGATAAGCTGTTCAACGAAATTGCCGATGCCAAAATTCCCGGTGTGCTGTTCATTACCGGCGATCGGCATCACACCATCCTGCACAAACTGGCCCGCACCAATGGGCAGCCGGGTAGCACGTATCCCCTGTATGACCTGACCATTTCGCCCCTGACCTCCGGCCCATCAAAACCCCTGGCTGATGAGCTTAAACAGCCAACCTACGTCGAGGGGACGCTTGTTACCGACCGAAACTTTGGAATCCTTAGCGTCAGCGGGCCGCTTAAAGATCGTGTCCTGACAATTCAGGTATTTGATCAGAAAGGCGCTGAACGCTGGAGCCGCGAATTACGGGCAAACGATTTAAAATAA
- a CDS encoding NCS2 family permease, whose translation MTTDFPASSRRTEILAGVSTFLATMYIIVVNPAILSQAGLPFSGVLTATVLLSFFCSLMMGLYARNPIVVAPGMGLNAFFTFTAVKGMGVQPEVALGAVFWAGILFLLLSVLNVRSTIVRLIPLPLRYAVSAGIGLFITLIGFENARFIVANPATLVGIARLTDPIVLTFVFGLLLTAILVVRDVPGGIIIGIVLTTLAAWPIGRYWGNASAVTMGQKTLVNFQGIWAAPDFSLLGRLDLVGSLSWSLWPVIFAFAFTDLFDSLSTFVGVAEAGGLQDENGQPRHLNRSLLTDAVATTLAGVFGTSPGTAYIESAVGIAQGGRTGLTAVVAGCCFLPFLFLSPLLSVIPAIATAPALVLVGAFMMKPVTRIDWGRLDDALPAFLALVLIPFSYSITQGLIWGFLSWTVIKLVIGKRQEVPIGLLVVDAFCILALFAER comes from the coding sequence ATGACGACAGATTTTCCTGCTTCTTCCCGACGAACCGAAATCCTGGCGGGCGTATCTACATTTCTGGCAACGATGTATATCATCGTGGTTAACCCCGCCATACTGAGTCAGGCTGGGCTGCCGTTTAGCGGGGTGCTGACGGCTACGGTGCTGCTCTCCTTCTTTTGTAGCCTGATGATGGGTCTGTACGCCCGTAACCCCATTGTGGTAGCGCCCGGTATGGGGCTTAACGCGTTCTTTACGTTCACTGCCGTCAAAGGGATGGGTGTCCAGCCGGAGGTAGCGCTAGGGGCCGTGTTCTGGGCGGGTATTCTGTTTCTACTGCTGTCGGTGCTGAACGTTCGCTCGACGATTGTGCGTCTGATTCCCTTACCTCTGCGGTACGCGGTGTCGGCGGGAATTGGTCTGTTCATTACGCTCATCGGCTTTGAAAACGCCAGATTCATCGTTGCGAATCCGGCCACTTTGGTGGGTATCGCCCGCCTGACTGATCCAATCGTGCTGACGTTCGTGTTTGGCCTGCTGCTAACCGCAATACTGGTAGTGCGCGACGTGCCGGGGGGAATTATCATCGGGATTGTGCTGACAACGCTTGCCGCCTGGCCAATCGGCCGTTACTGGGGCAATGCTTCGGCTGTGACTATGGGCCAGAAAACGCTGGTTAATTTTCAGGGCATCTGGGCCGCTCCTGACTTTAGCCTGCTGGGTCGGTTGGATCTGGTTGGGTCGTTGAGCTGGTCGTTGTGGCCGGTAATTTTCGCCTTTGCCTTTACGGACCTGTTCGATAGTCTCTCTACGTTCGTGGGCGTAGCCGAAGCGGGTGGTTTACAGGATGAGAATGGCCAGCCACGCCACCTGAACCGTTCGTTATTGACCGACGCCGTCGCCACAACGCTGGCCGGTGTATTCGGAACCAGTCCCGGTACGGCCTATATTGAATCGGCGGTAGGGATTGCGCAGGGCGGGCGAACCGGGCTGACAGCGGTGGTGGCGGGCTGCTGTTTCCTGCCGTTTCTGTTTCTGTCGCCGTTACTTTCGGTTATTCCAGCCATTGCAACCGCCCCGGCGCTGGTACTGGTTGGCGCGTTTATGATGAAACCCGTTACCCGTATCGACTGGGGGCGGTTAGACGATGCTTTGCCTGCCTTTCTGGCCCTCGTGCTGATCCCTTTTTCCTATTCCATTACGCAGGGACTCATCTGGGGCTTTTTGTCCTGGACCGTTATCAAACTTGTTATTGGCAAACGCCAGGAAGTGCCGATAGGGCTGCTGGTTGTTGATGCCTTCTGTATCCTGGCGTTGTTTGCCGAGCGTTGA
- a CDS encoding BrxA/BrxB family bacilliredoxin — MYPPHLLVPMREDLTSVGFQELTTADDVVNTMENAEGTMLVVVNSVCGCAAGAARPGVKAALAASPVKPDKMVTVFAGGDPEATAKMREYLLPYPPSSPAIGIFKDGELVHFIERHHIEGRSAQMIAQHLTMALEEYCTPANA, encoded by the coding sequence ATGTATCCTCCTCATTTGCTTGTCCCGATGCGGGAAGACCTGACGAGCGTCGGATTTCAGGAACTGACCACCGCCGACGACGTGGTGAACACGATGGAAAATGCCGAAGGCACGATGCTGGTTGTTGTTAACTCGGTATGTGGCTGCGCGGCTGGTGCGGCTCGTCCGGGCGTAAAGGCAGCCTTGGCGGCTAGCCCGGTAAAACCCGATAAGATGGTGACGGTATTTGCCGGCGGTGACCCGGAGGCCACGGCTAAAATGCGGGAGTATCTGCTTCCCTATCCACCGTCGTCGCCCGCGATCGGCATTTTCAAGGATGGAGAACTGGTGCATTTCATCGAGCGGCACCACATTGAAGGTCGTTCGGCGCAGATGATTGCCCAGCACCTTACCATGGCGCTGGAAGAGTATTGCACACCGGCGAACGCCTAA